The genomic window GTGCTTCTCGAACAGGTCGGCGATCCGCAACAGCAGCGCCTGCCGCTCGAACGGCTTGAAGCGGCTCCACGGGCCTTCGAAGGCGCGGCGGGCCGCGGTGACGGCAAGACCGATGTCGGCCTCGTCTGCCCGCGGCACGCGTCCGATCACCTCACCGGTCGCGGGGTTGCGCGTCTCGAAGACTTTACCCGAGCGGGCTTCCACCCACGCGCCGTCCACGAACATCTTTCGGGTTCGGCCGTCGATGGGAAATCGGATCTCAGCTTTTGTCATCGGTCTACTCCTGTCTCGCAGAGGCGATTGTCGGATGTGCGCCTCGTTTGATGTCGTGCTTACCTTGCAGCGATCGTCTCGGGAATGGGTTCTATGCAGCGGGCTGCTGTTTGCGGAGTAAGCGTGCCAGTTCCGGAATATAGGCCTGCCCGTGCCCGCTCTCGACCACCGCTGCCATCGCGCCGGCAACACCGTCGGCGATCGTCCCGCACGCGCCGGATGTGCCCGCCATCGTCCTGTAGTAGTTGATGTCCTTCAACGCATTGGCGATGAAGAACGGGACCGTCTCGACGTCGCCAGCCACGATGGCCGGCGCCAACCGCTGCAGCGCCACGCCGGCGCCACCGCCTTTGGCGAGAACATCGACGAAAACCGCGGGATCGACGCCTGCATCTGCCGCCTGCGCGGCTGCTTCGCTGAGAAGCGCCATGAAGCCGATCGAAACGTAATTGTGGAGCAGCTTGAGCCGATGGCCGAAGCTCACGGGTCCGACCCGTTCGAGGCTCTCGGTGAAAGCGGCAAGGACGGCACGGACGCTTTGAAGGTCTGCTTCATCGCCGCCAACCAGAAGGTTCAACGTTCCCTCTTCCGCATGCCTGGCCGTGCGTGTCATCGGCGCATCCAGGAAGCTTCCGCCGGCGGCCCGGACCGCAGCGGCCATCCGCAACGTCGATTCCGGCAGCGCGGTCGAGCAATCGACGATGATTGTCCCCCTTCGCAGCCGGGGCAAGACGCCGGCATCGCCGGTAAGAATTGCTTCGACCTGCGGAGAGCCGGTCACGCAAAGGATGATGACATCGGATACGTCTGCCACGTCGCCCGGAGTCTTGCAGGCTGTAGCGCCGAGATCGACGAGATCGTCGACCGGCTGATTGCCCGGATGGTCGAGAAAGGCAAGGGGATAGCCGCCCCGCACCAGAACGTTCTTCGCAATTCCGTGCCCCATCAGGCCGACACCAATAATGCCCACCTTCATCGCGATACCTCGCTGATCATTCGCATCTCTGGTTGGACTTGACGGCGTTGCCTGCCGCACGATCGTGTTGGAAAATCCATCATTTAGTGGACGGCCGCGTACATGATCTGCTGCTCAGTCGCATCAGTCGCCTTGATTTCCTCGACGATCTTGCCGCGCGTGGCGACCAGGATGCGGTCTGAGAGCGCCAAGACTTCCGGCAGGTAGGATGAAATCACGACCACGGCCAAACCTTCGTCGGCCAGGCCGTTGATGAACTGGTGGATCTCGACGATAGCTCCGACATCGACGCCGCGGGTGGGTTCATCGAAGATGATGAGCTTCGGCTTCTGGATCAGCGATCTCGCGATGACCACCTTTTGCGAAGACGCGACCGCGCCGTACTGTTGCGCAAGATTGATCGCTCGCGACCATCGTTTCCTGCCTGCAATTGGTTGTTGTTTGTGCGGCAAGATGAGCGACGCTACCCCGTTTCTTGCAAGGCGCTTTTTCTGACCCCCTGTTTGGTTTTTCTGATGTACCGGTGTTTTGATACGAACCACCAAGGAAGCAAGAGACCACCCGCTTGGAGCGGCCGCCGCGCTTCGGCCCGCGCGAGCTCGAGTCACCTTCCGGCCTTCAGCGATTGAGAAAAACTGACGCCCCGTTCAGAAATACTGCGCTGCTTCGGCGTTGCCTCGTCGGTCTGTCCATCTAAGATCGGCCCTCGATCGACGTGTCTGTCAATCAAAACGAACCAAGCTGACTTGGTCGATTAGGGAGGTACCGGCATGAAAATTCGCAGGCTGCTGGCGCTTGCGGGCGTGTTCTTTGGCATGAGCACGGTTGCACTGGCTCAAAGTCAAGCCGACGACGAGTGCCAAAATCCGGGAAACGACGAGCTTCTGAAGCAAGGATGCGCTTATCTCGACGAGTTCATGAAGGCGTTCAACTCGCGAGATGCGGAAGCCTGGTCCAAGACGGTTCACTATCCGCATATAAGAATCGCTGGCGGGCAGGTGCAGGTCTGGAACACGCCGGAAGAATATGCGCAATCGAACGATGCGAAACAGTTGGCGCAGGCTTCGACATGGGCTCGCTCAGCGTGGACGTCTCGCAAATTGGTACAGAAATCCGACGACAAACTCCACTTTGTCACGAGATTCACGCGCTATGACGCCAATGACAAGCCGATACTATCCGCCGACTCTTTCTACGTGATCGTCAAGAGGGATGGCCGCTGGGGAGCTCTGGTACGATCGAGCTACGTCGGCATCATCGGCAAGAAGACCGCCTTCTGACGAACGACCTTTCGGAATGAACGCAAGGAGCAGACGTCAAACCGAGTGGCGTCTGCGTGTTCACATCGCCATCGGCGCGATTTGGCCTTCGCGACGGCGCCCGAGCCGAAGGGCGACCAGCCCGACACCCTCGCGCTGATGAGCCGCACACATTAGACCTGGACCGAGGTCAGCTTCTTCAGGCAGCGCAACGCGAAGGACGATCGGCTGTGGCGAATGCCGGGAATGCGATAGAGCTTTTCGCGCAGGAAGCGTTCGTATCCGGCGGTGCTTTCGACGGCCACCTTCACGACGTAATCGTAGTCGCCGGTCGTGAGATAGGCTTCGATCACCTCCGGCAGGTTCGTGAGCAGCTGGCCGAAACGTTCGAGCACCTCCTCGTCGTGGTGGTCGAGCGTCACTTCTATGATGACCGTTTCGGGCAGGCCGAGCTTCTCCTGATTGAGCAGTGCGACATAGCCATCGATATAGCCTTGGGTTTCGAGCCGCTTCAGCCTGTTCCAGCACGGCGTGGTGGAGAGCCCGATTTCGTCGGCAAGCTGCGCCGTCGTCAGTCGCGCATCCTGCTGCAGTGCGCGGAGGATTTTGCGGTCGATCTCGTCAAGGCGAAGCGAATCCTTGCGCGGAGCCTTAGCTGGCCGCGCCGCACGTCTGACCTTCGCCATATCCAGAACTCCATTCTATTTATCGGCACAATTGCCAGAATGATTCCACCTCGAATGACCGAATTACCCAGATAATTGGAACAAAAATCCAGTTATTGGCCAGTACAAACATACTACGTTTAGGGAGGAGCGGACGGTGTTTTTTCTCGAGCTCAGGAGCAGCGATATGCATGCCGCCCTCGGCCGGCTGCTCGATCAGGCGCGCGTCGCCGGCCTTAAGCTCGCGGCCGTCAGCGCCCAAGCCGAAGCGGACGTGTACCGGATATCAGCGTCCATCGACATCACGGATCGTGACGCTATTGACCGTCTCGCCCGCCGCGTTGGTACTGTGGTCTGCATTGGTGCCGTCGAGGTACGCGGCGAATGCGACGTCGCGCTGCCGAGCCCGGCGCCGCATCTCTCGCTCGAAATGAGGTCGCGCCCATGACCGACAACGCGCCACTTTCCCTTCACGTCCCCGAACCGGCCGTGCGCCCGGGCGACACGCCCGATTTCTCCAACATCCGCATCCCTCGCGCCGGCCAGGTCGCACGCCCCGAGGTCGACGTCGATGCCGAGGCGATCCGCGACCTCGCCTTCTCCGTCATCCGCGTGCTCAATCGCGACGGCGAAGCCGTCGGCCCCTGGGCGGGATTGCTCTCCGACGACGAATTGCTGGAAGGCCTGCGTCACATGATGACGTTGCGCGCCTTCGATGCGCGGATGCAGATGGCCCAGCGCCAGGGCAAGACGTCCTTCTACATGCAGCACATGGGCGAGGAAGCCGTGAGCTGCGCCTTCCGCAAGGCGCTGTCGCCGGGCGACATGAACTTTCCGACCTATCGCCAGGCGGGACTGCTGATCGCGGGCGGCTATTCGCTGGTGGACATGGCCTGCCAGATCTACTCCAACACCCATGATCCCCTGAAGGGACGCCAGCTGCCCGTGATGTATTCCTCGAGGGAGCACGGCTTCTTCTCGATCTCCGGCAATCTCGCCACCCAGTACATCCAGGCAGTCGGCTGGGCGATGGCGTCCGCGATCAAGAACGATACCAAGATCGCCGTCGGCTGGATCGGCGACGGCGCCACCGCCGAGTCCGACTTCCATGCCGCGCTAGTATTCGCCTCGACCTATCGCGCGCCGGTCGTGCTCAACATCGTCAACAATCAATGGGCCATCTCGACCTTCCAGGGCATCGCGCGCGGCGGCTCCGGCACCTTCGCGGCGCGCGGCCTCGGCTTCGGCATTCCGGCGCTGCGGGTCGACGGCAACGACTATCTCGCGGTCCATGCCGTGGCGAAATGGGCCTGCGAGCGCGCACGCCGCAATCTCGGCCCGACCCTCGTCGAACACGTGACCTACCGCGTCGGCGCGCATTCCACCTCGGATGATCCCGCGGGCTATCGGCCGAAGACGGAATCCGAGGCGTGGCCGCTGGGAGATCCCGTGATCAGGTTGAAGAACCATTTGATCGCACGCGGCGCCTGGTCGGAAGAGCGGCACAAGCAGACTGAGGCGGAAATCCTGGACACCGTGATCTCAGCGCAGAAGGAAGCCGAATCCTTCGGCACGCTTCATTCGGAGCAACGTCCGTCGGCGCGCGATATGTTCGAGGGCGTGTTTTCGCAGATGCCGCCGCACCTGCGCCGGCAGCGCCAGGAAGCAGGAGTTTAAGCCATGCCGCGGCGAACCATGATCGAGGCGATTCGCGAGGCCATGGACGTGATGATGTCGCGCGATGACGACGTCGTCGTGTTCGGCGAGGACGTCGGCTATTTTGGCGGCGTATTTCGCGCGAGCCAAGGGCTGCAGGCGAAATACGGCAAGAGCCGCTGCTTTGATACGCCGATCAGCGAGCTCGGCATCGTCGGCGCTGCAGTCGGCATGGCGGCCTACGGCCTAAAACCCTGCGTCGAGATCCAGTTCGCCGACTACATGTATCCGGCCTACGACCAGATCGTCTCCGAAGCCGCGAGGCTGCGCTATCGCTCGAACGGCCAGTTCACCTGTCCGGTTGTGGTGCGCATGCCGACAGGCGGCGGCATCTTCGGTGGACAGACACACAGCCAAAGCCCGGAAGCGCTGTTCACCCATGTCTGTGGCATCAAGACCGTGGTGCCCTCGAATCCAAGCGACGCCAAGGGCCTCCTGATCGCCGCGATCGAGGATCCAGACCCGGTCATCTTCCTTGAGCCGAAGCGGCTCTACAACGGCCCGTTCGATGGCCACCATGATCGTCCCGTGACGCCGTGGTCGAAGCACGATCTCGGCGAGGTCGCCGAGGGGTACTACACCGTGCCGCTCGGCCGCGCCGCGATCCGCCGGCAGGGCGAAGCCGTCACGATCCTGACCTATGGCACGATGGTCCATGTCGCCGAAAGCGCGGCAGCCGAGACCGGCATCGATGCCGAGATCATCGATCTCCGCACCCTTCTGCCGCTCGACCTCGACACCATTGAAGCCTCGGTCAAGAAGACCGGGCGCTGCGTGATCGTGCATGAGGCAACGTTGACGTCCGGCTTCGGCGCCGAGCTCTGCGCGCTGGTGCAGACGCGCTGCTTCTATCATCTGGAAGCGCCGATCGCGCGCGTCGCGGGTTGGGACACACCCTACCCGCACGCCCAGGAATGGGACTACTTCCCGGGCCCGGCGCGAGTCAGTCGCGCGCTGGCCGAAACGCTGGAGGCCTGAGATGACCGAGCGTGTCGTCAGGTTGCCCGACGTCGGCGAAGGCATCGCCGAAGCCGAGCTGGTGGAGTGGCAGGTACAAGTCGGCGATCTCGTGCGCGAGGATGCTGTGCTCGGCGCCGTCATGACCGACAAGGCCACGGTCGAGATTCCCTCTCCAGCCGAAGGACGTGTGGTCTGGCTCGCCGGCAAGGTTGGCGACATGCTTGCGATCGGCTCCGACTTCGTCCGGCTCGACGTGGACGGCAAGGGCGAAACGTCCACCACGACTGCGGCGCCGGCAGTGCAAACGACGAGCGCGCCAGCACGAAAAGCGGGTCATGCGGCGCGCGCCACGCCAGCGATCGCACCCGCGCATGTTGCACCCTCCCCGCAGCCTCTGGCGACACCGGCCCGTCGCGAAGGCGAACGGCCATTGGCAGCGCCCGCGGTCCGGCTCCGCGCGCGCGAGGCGGGAATCGACCTGCGTCAGTTGCACGGCTCCGGCCCGGCCGGTCGGATCACCCACGACGATCTCGACAGCTACATCGCACGTGGCTCCGACGACGCGCCCGCGCTGCGGAGCCGACCCAAGACGGCCGTCACGGATACCAAGGTCGTCGGCCTGCGCCGCAAGATCGCCGAGAGAATGTCGATCGCAAATGCGCGGATCCCGCACATTACCTATGTCGAGGAGGTCGACGTCACCGCGCTCGAAGATCTTCGCGCAAAGCTCAACGAGCAGAAGCGCACCGACAGGCCCAAGCTGACGCTGTTGCCGTTCCTGATGCAAGCTATCGTGCGTGCCGTCGCCGCACAGCCCGAGCTCAACGCCCATTTCGATGACGAGGCCGGCATCGTGCACCAGCACGCCGCCGTCCACATGGGGATTGCGACGCAAACCGGGGCTGGCCTTATGGTGCCGGTCGTCCGCCATACGGAGGCGCGCGATCTCTTCGACTGCGCGGCCGAGGTGATCCGTGTCACCGAGGCGGCGCGGAACGGCACGGCTACGCGCGACGAGCTCATCGGTTCGACCATCACGATCACTTCACTCGGCGCGTTAGGTGGGCTTGCGACGACGCCGATTATCAATCACCCCGAGGTCGCAATCGTCGGGGTCAATCGAATCGCAATACGTCCGCACTGGGACGGCGCAGGCTTCGTGCCGCGCAAGATGATGAATCTGTCGTCGAGCTTCGATCACCGCGTGATCGACGGTTTCAACGCCGCGCTGTTCGTGCAGCGGATCAAGACGCAACTCGAAACGCCCGCCATGATCTTCATTGACGTATAAGACTATGAACGACACCACCTGTAAGCTTCTCGTCATAGGCGCGGGCCCCGGCGGCTATACCTGTGCGATCCGGGCGGGCCAGCTCGGCATCGACACCGTGGTCGTCGAGTCCGAAAAGCCGGGAGGAACCTGCCTCAACATCGGCTGCATCCCCTCGAAGGCCCTGATCCACGCGGCCGACACTTACGAGACGGTCGCACGTGCCGCCGACGGCAAGGCTCAGCTCGGCATCTCCGCCCTAAAGCCGTCACTCGACTTCACCAAAACCATCGCCTGGAAGGACGATATCGTGCGGCGTCTCAATGGCGGCGTGAGCGGACTGTTGAAGCGCGCCGGCGTCAGATATGTGGCCGGACACGCGAGCTTTCACGACGGCAAGACCGTCGAGGTTCACACGACCAACGGCGTTCAGCTGATCCATGCCGAAACCATCGTGATCGCCACAGGTTCGGCGCCGATCGAGCTACCGTCCCTTCCTTTCGGCGGCCGCGTCATCTCATCGACAGATGCCCTGGCGCTTGCCGAGGTGCCCAAGCGGCTGATCGTCGTCGGTGGCGGCTACATCGGCCTCGAACTCGGCACGGCCTTTGCCAAACTCGGCGCCGACGTAACCGTGGTCGAGGCCACACCGCGCATTCTGCCGCAATATGACGGCGAGCTGAGCGACCCCGTTGCCAGGCGACTCCGTGCGCTGGGCGTTACAGTCCTGACAAGCGCGAAAGCCAAAGCGTTGGTCGCGGAAGGCACGGCGCTTCTGATCGAAACCGCCGACGGCGGACAGACAACGCTCGAAGCCGACAAGATCCTGGTCACGGTCGGCCGTAAGCCCGCGACGTCAGGCTTCGGCCTCGAGTTGCTCGATCTCGACATGGACGGCCCCTACATCCGCATCGACGATCGATGCCGAACCTCGATGCGCGGCGTATTCGCGATCGGCGACGTCACGGGCGAGCCGATGCTGGCGCACCGCGCCATGGCGCAAGGCGAGATGGTCGCCGAAATCGTCGCAGGCCACCGTCGCGCCTGGGACCGCGTCGCAATTCCCGCGATCTGCTTCACCGATCCCGAGATCGTCATGGTCGGCCTCTCACCAAGCGAGGCGCGGGACAAGGGTCTTGAGGTCAAGTCCGATCTGTTTCCTTTCAAGGCCAGCGGTCGTGCACTCACGCTGGATCGGGACGACGGCTTCATCCGCACCGTGGCGCGTGCCGACAATCATGTCCTGCTCGGGATTCAGGGCGTGGGCCCGGGCCTCGCCGAGTTGTCAGCGGCGTTCAGTCTGGCGCTGGAGATGGGCGCGCGCCTCGAGGACATCGCCCTGACCATCCATGCCCATCCGACTCTGAGCGAGGGCTTTCATGAGGCCGCGCTGAGATCACTAGGCCATGCAATTCATGTCTAAAACATAGGGGGGGAACCATGAGCCAGACCACGACTTTTGCCGACGCTGCGAGCGGTGCGAGAAGCAGCATCGAGACCTCGACCATCCGCGCCATCTCCTGGCGCCTGATTCCGTTCCTGGTGCTGGCCTATTTCTTCTCCTATCTCGACCGCGTCAATCTCGGCTTCGCCGCGCTGACCATGAATGCGGAGCTGAAGTTCACGCCGCTGATCTTCTCCTGGGGCGCCGGCATCTTCTTCATCGGCTATTTCATCTTCGAGGTGCCGAGCAACCTCGCGCTGGAGAAATTCGGCGCCAGCCGCTGGATCGCCCGCATCATGGTGACCTGGGGCATCATCTCGGCGCTGATGGCGCTGGTCAGCGATGTCACCAGCTTCTATGTCCTGCGCTTCCTGCTCGGCGTCGCCGAGGCCGGCTTCTTCCCGGGCATCATCCTGTATCTGACCTATTGGTACCCGGCCGAATACCGCGCCCGCTTCCTCGCCGCCTTCGCCATCGCCGTGCCGGTCTCGACCGTGATCGGCGCGCCGGTCTCGGGCCTCTTGCTCGGGCTCGACGGCATCATGGGGCTGAAGGGCTGGCAGTGGCTGTTCATCATCGAGGGCATCCCTTCCGTGCTGCTCGGCCTCATCACCTGGTTCTATCTCACCGACAGACCGGAGAAGGCGAATTGGCTCTCGACCGAGCAGAAAGCCTGGCTCAAGGCCAAGCTCGATTCCGAGATTGCCGCCAAGCAGGCGGTGAAGCATCCCTCGCTCGGCCAGGCGCTGTCGTCGCCGAAGGTGATCGCGCTCAGCCTGATCTATTTCGGCTTCGTCGGCGCGCTCTATGGCATGCAGTTCTGGCTGCCGCAGATCGTCAAGGCGTTCGGCCTCACCAACGCGCAGACCGGCTTCGTCACCGCGATCCCCTATCTGTTCGGCACCATCGCCATGATCCTGTGGGCGCGGCATTCGGATGCGAGCCGCGAGCGCGTGATGCATGTCGGCGCGCCGCTGCTGCTCACCGCCGTTGCGCTCGGCATCTCCTCCTATCTCACCGACCCCACCCTCACGATGGTGGTGCTGACGGTCGCCGCGATCGGGGTGTTCTGCTGCTTCGGCGTGTTCTGGACCCTGCCGACCGCCTGGCTGTCCGGCACGGCGGCGGCCGGCGCCATCGCGCTGATCAACTCGATCGGCAATCTCGCCGGCTTCGGCGGGCCGTATCTGATCGGCTGGGTCAAGGAAGCCACCGGCCAGACCTCGACCGGTCTGCTCGTCCTTGCCGTCCTGCCGCTGATCGCCGGCCTCCTGGTCTTCGCCGGCGGCCACGACAGCAAGCAGGAGTTTGCTGAACAGAAGCGGTAAGCAGCGTGCATGCGGTCTCCTCGGTTGCGGCTGTCAGGCCGCGACCATCGTTCGTCCGCGCTCGAACACGAAGTCGCGGTACCCGGCCTCGATCGCGGCGGCACAATACTCCCGGTATTTTGGAAAGCCGCCCGTGAACAGCGACAGCCCTTGCGCCTTGTCCTTGACATTGGTGCCGACGTACCAGGTCTTCGCCTTGGTCAGCAGCGAACGCTGGGCAAGCTTGAATACCAGCGCCATCCATTCGTCTTCCGCCTGCCTGGTTGGTTCGATGGTGTCGAGACCCTGGTCCGCCATATGCGTGATCGTGTGCGCGATCCAGACGACGTCGTTCTCGCTGATCCTGACGATGTTGGCGAGCGCGGCGGGGCCGTTGGGTCCGGTGGTCATGAAGAGGTTCGGAAACCCTTCCATCATGAGACCGAGATACGACCGTGCTCCTGCCTTCCATTTCTCATTGACTGTCCGGCCGTCGCGGCCGACGACGTCGAAGGCAGTCAACGCTCCCGTTAGCCCGTCATAGCCGGTCGCGAAGATCAGCATGTCGAGTGCGGTTTCACTCGATTGCGTCCGCACGCCTTGCGCCGTGATCTCCACGATCGGATCGGTGACGCAATCGATCAGGTGGACATTCGGCCGGTTGAAGGTCTCATAGTAGCCTGTATCCAGGCACGGACGACGGGCGAAGATCGGATAGCCGCGCGGCTTCAGCCTCTCCGCAGTGACGGGATCGGCGACGACGCCGTTGATCTTGCCGCGCACGAACTCCGCCACGTGCTCGTTGGCTTCCTCGTTGCTCAGAAGATCCGTGAAAGTGCCGAGCATGGCCAGCCCTCCGGCCTTCCAGGCGTCTTCGAGCAATTCGCGGCGGCGCGACGGCGTCACACTGAAGAAGGCCCGCGTCGTCCACGGGCGCACGCCGCCATTCGGGCTGTTACGGGCCGCCTCGCGAATGCCGGTATAGTTACGCTTGACCTCGGCCACGTAGTCGGGATCGAGCTTCTGGTTGCGCATCGGCATCGTGAAGCTCGGCGTGCGCTGGAACACGTAGAGCTCGCCGGCCTGCCGGCCCACCTCCTGCACGATCTGAATGCCGGTCGATCCGGTACCGATCACGCCGACGCGCTTGCCTTCATAGCTGACGGGATGATGCGGCCAGCGGCCGGCCCGCAACAACTCGCCCGCGTAGCGCGCGACGCCGGGGATCTCGGGATCCCTGGGCACCGAGAGCGGGCCGGTCGCCATCACGCAATAGGTCGCTTCGACCATCTCGCCGCGATCCGTCGTCACCGACCAGAGCTTTCGCGTCTCGTCCCAGACGGCGCTCACGATGCGCGTGTTGAACTGGTAGTGCTTGCGCAGGTCGAGGCGATCGGCGACGAAGTTGAAGTAGGCCAAGAGCTCCGGCTGCGAGGCGAATTCTTCCGACCAGGTCCATTCCTGC from Bradyrhizobium zhanjiangense includes these protein-coding regions:
- a CDS encoding 3-methyl-2-oxobutanoate dehydrogenase (2-methylpropanoyl-transferring) subunit alpha, with amino-acid sequence MTDNAPLSLHVPEPAVRPGDTPDFSNIRIPRAGQVARPEVDVDAEAIRDLAFSVIRVLNRDGEAVGPWAGLLSDDELLEGLRHMMTLRAFDARMQMAQRQGKTSFYMQHMGEEAVSCAFRKALSPGDMNFPTYRQAGLLIAGGYSLVDMACQIYSNTHDPLKGRQLPVMYSSREHGFFSISGNLATQYIQAVGWAMASAIKNDTKIAVGWIGDGATAESDFHAALVFASTYRAPVVLNIVNNQWAISTFQGIARGGSGTFAARGLGFGIPALRVDGNDYLAVHAVAKWACERARRNLGPTLVEHVTYRVGAHSTSDDPAGYRPKTESEAWPLGDPVIRLKNHLIARGAWSEERHKQTEAEILDTVISAQKEAESFGTLHSEQRPSARDMFEGVFSQMPPHLRRQRQEAGV
- a CDS encoding dihydrolipoamide acetyltransferase family protein, which produces MTERVVRLPDVGEGIAEAELVEWQVQVGDLVREDAVLGAVMTDKATVEIPSPAEGRVVWLAGKVGDMLAIGSDFVRLDVDGKGETSTTTAAPAVQTTSAPARKAGHAARATPAIAPAHVAPSPQPLATPARREGERPLAAPAVRLRAREAGIDLRQLHGSGPAGRITHDDLDSYIARGSDDAPALRSRPKTAVTDTKVVGLRRKIAERMSIANARIPHITYVEEVDVTALEDLRAKLNEQKRTDRPKLTLLPFLMQAIVRAVAAQPELNAHFDDEAGIVHQHAAVHMGIATQTGAGLMVPVVRHTEARDLFDCAAEVIRVTEAARNGTATRDELIGSTITITSLGALGGLATTPIINHPEVAIVGVNRIAIRPHWDGAGFVPRKMMNLSSSFDHRVIDGFNAALFVQRIKTQLETPAMIFIDV
- a CDS encoding MFS transporter; the encoded protein is MSQTTTFADAASGARSSIETSTIRAISWRLIPFLVLAYFFSYLDRVNLGFAALTMNAELKFTPLIFSWGAGIFFIGYFIFEVPSNLALEKFGASRWIARIMVTWGIISALMALVSDVTSFYVLRFLLGVAEAGFFPGIILYLTYWYPAEYRARFLAAFAIAVPVSTVIGAPVSGLLLGLDGIMGLKGWQWLFIIEGIPSVLLGLITWFYLTDRPEKANWLSTEQKAWLKAKLDSEIAAKQAVKHPSLGQALSSPKVIALSLIYFGFVGALYGMQFWLPQIVKAFGLTNAQTGFVTAIPYLFGTIAMILWARHSDASRERVMHVGAPLLLTAVALGISSYLTDPTLTMVVLTVAAIGVFCCFGVFWTLPTAWLSGTAAAGAIALINSIGNLAGFGGPYLIGWVKEATGQTSTGLLVLAVLPLIAGLLVFAGGHDSKQEFAEQKR
- a CDS encoding flavin-containing monooxygenase; the protein is MSHADVKGRRLDVVVIGAGFGGLYAVYKLREMGLNIAAYEAGGDVGGVWYWNRYPGARVDLPSIDYSYSFSPEIEQEWTWSEEFASQPELLAYFNFVADRLDLRKHYQFNTRIVSAVWDETRKLWSVTTDRGEMVEATYCVMATGPLSVPRDPEIPGVARYAGELLRAGRWPHHPVSYEGKRVGVIGTGSTGIQIVQEVGRQAGELYVFQRTPSFTMPMRNQKLDPDYVAEVKRNYTGIREAARNSPNGGVRPWTTRAFFSVTPSRRRELLEDAWKAGGLAMLGTFTDLLSNEEANEHVAEFVRGKINGVVADPVTAERLKPRGYPIFARRPCLDTGYYETFNRPNVHLIDCVTDPIVEITAQGVRTQSSETALDMLIFATGYDGLTGALTAFDVVGRDGRTVNEKWKAGARSYLGLMMEGFPNLFMTTGPNGPAALANIVRISENDVVWIAHTITHMADQGLDTIEPTRQAEDEWMALVFKLAQRSLLTKAKTWYVGTNVKDKAQGLSLFTGGFPKYREYCAAAIEAGYRDFVFERGRTMVAA
- a CDS encoding Lrp/AsnC family transcriptional regulator, giving the protein MAKVRRAARPAKAPRKDSLRLDEIDRKILRALQQDARLTTAQLADEIGLSTTPCWNRLKRLETQGYIDGYVALLNQEKLGLPETVIIEVTLDHHDEEVLERFGQLLTNLPEVIEAYLTTGDYDYVVKVAVESTAGYERFLREKLYRIPGIRHSRSSFALRCLKKLTSVQV
- the lpdA gene encoding dihydrolipoyl dehydrogenase; amino-acid sequence: MNDTTCKLLVIGAGPGGYTCAIRAGQLGIDTVVVESEKPGGTCLNIGCIPSKALIHAADTYETVARAADGKAQLGISALKPSLDFTKTIAWKDDIVRRLNGGVSGLLKRAGVRYVAGHASFHDGKTVEVHTTNGVQLIHAETIVIATGSAPIELPSLPFGGRVISSTDALALAEVPKRLIVVGGGYIGLELGTAFAKLGADVTVVEATPRILPQYDGELSDPVARRLRALGVTVLTSAKAKALVAEGTALLIETADGGQTTLEADKILVTVGRKPATSGFGLELLDLDMDGPYIRIDDRCRTSMRGVFAIGDVTGEPMLAHRAMAQGEMVAEIVAGHRRAWDRVAIPAICFTDPEIVMVGLSPSEARDKGLEVKSDLFPFKASGRALTLDRDDGFIRTVARADNHVLLGIQGVGPGLAELSAAFSLALEMGARLEDIALTIHAHPTLSEGFHEAALRSLGHAIHV
- a CDS encoding NAD(P)-dependent oxidoreductase, producing MKVGIIGVGLMGHGIAKNVLVRGGYPLAFLDHPGNQPVDDLVDLGATACKTPGDVADVSDVIILCVTGSPQVEAILTGDAGVLPRLRRGTIIVDCSTALPESTLRMAAAVRAAGGSFLDAPMTRTARHAEEGTLNLLVGGDEADLQSVRAVLAAFTESLERVGPVSFGHRLKLLHNYVSIGFMALLSEAAAQAADAGVDPAVFVDVLAKGGGAGVALQRLAPAIVAGDVETVPFFIANALKDINYYRTMAGTSGACGTIADGVAGAMAAVVESGHGQAYIPELARLLRKQQPAA
- a CDS encoding alpha-ketoacid dehydrogenase subunit beta, which encodes MPRRTMIEAIREAMDVMMSRDDDVVVFGEDVGYFGGVFRASQGLQAKYGKSRCFDTPISELGIVGAAVGMAAYGLKPCVEIQFADYMYPAYDQIVSEAARLRYRSNGQFTCPVVVRMPTGGGIFGGQTHSQSPEALFTHVCGIKTVVPSNPSDAKGLLIAAIEDPDPVIFLEPKRLYNGPFDGHHDRPVTPWSKHDLGEVAEGYYTVPLGRAAIRRQGEAVTILTYGTMVHVAESAAAETGIDAEIIDLRTLLPLDLDTIEASVKKTGRCVIVHEATLTSGFGAELCALVQTRCFYHLEAPIARVAGWDTPYPHAQEWDYFPGPARVSRALAETLEA